In one Bactrocera tryoni isolate S06 chromosome 5, CSIRO_BtryS06_freeze2, whole genome shotgun sequence genomic region, the following are encoded:
- the LOC120779127 gene encoding probable ATP-dependent RNA helicase Dbp73D yields the protein MELFTINRYTAAKTEEVGNNEEAILQQILQKVENRKRKKSTVELLDLEATQEKKKTLVNNIISKDESKSQTKDIKTAEKSDADSDKDIDPIADESRDFEATHFQVLGEDVDKSKPKKVNMVLPSWLAHPTIISTTIAPKSETASDESAINRLTYLAPHIRHSLKEMQFTRLFPVQTEVIPWLLEAQAKPPPFRPRDICVSAPTGSGKTLAFAIPVVQLLANRVERKIRALVVLPVAELALQVFKVFKKLCEKTDLTVCLLSKKFPFAQEQEKLVEFYKGHYYSKIDIVVTTPGRLVDHLHATKGFCLKALRFLVIDEADRIMDAVFQNWLYHLDEHVRTTSDQLLSGRAAPLCIRELESSYGIQPHKLLFSATLSQDPEKLQNLRLFQPKLFTSVLADLSEMQEKFADVTNSEEQKSEQLRRGEFIGKYTTPAELSECYCITENRIKPLSLFALINENEWTKFLCFTNSAESSSRLSFVLKSLFKEELVIRELSASITPKERANVLSQFARGRVHGLVCSDALARGIDIPDVDVVISYDLPRHIKTYIHRIGRTARAGSPGTAITMLTQKELQQFNHILGEVGKILTKEISVKTNYEAEYAKQYTLALQDLRKKIEQDKRLQLMRKERVKDNAKLAAKDPSKMSVMEKLQLQASTQVGDMEQGRKENQIQENNVKNKLVKRKKFNASAGKTKEIQK from the exons atggaattatttacaataaatcg ATACACCGCTGCGAAAACTGAGGAAGTGGGTAATAATGAGGAGGCTATTCTGCAGCAAATACTTCAAAAGGTGGAAAATCGTAAAAGAAAAAAGAGCACTGTTGAATTGCTTGATCTGGAAGCTAcgcaagaaaaaaagaaaactttagttaataatattattagtaAAGATGAATCTAAATCGCAGACTAAAGACATTAAAACGGCGGAAAAAAGCGATGCTGATAGTGATAAAGATATTGATCCCATTGCCGACGAGAGTCGtgattttgaagcaactcatttTCAAGTGCTCGGCGAAGATGTGGACAAAAGCAAGCCCAAGAAAGTCAATATGGTGTTACCTTCTTGGCTGGCGCATCCAACTATTATTTCAACAACAATTGCACCAAAAAGTGAGACAGCGTCTGACGAATCAGCTATTAATAGGCTTACCTATTTGGCACCACATATACGTCACTCACTCAAAGAAATGCAGTTCACGCGGCTATTTCCAGTGCAAACAGAAGTGATACCTTGGTTGCTTGAGGCCCAAGCGAAACCACCACCATTCCGACCGCGTGATATATGCGTTTCGGCGCCTACGGGCAGTGGTAAAACACTCGCGTTTGCCATTCCAGTTGTACAATTACTTGCTAATCGTGTTGAGCGCAAGATACGTGCATTGGTTGTGCTACCAGTGGCTGAGTTGGCATTGcaagtttttaaagttttcaaaaagttaTGTGAAAAAACAGATCTGACCGTTTGTCTTTTATCCAAAAAGTTTCCATTCGCTCAGGAGCAAGAAAAATTAGTAGAGTTCTACAAGGGACACTACTACTCCAAAATCGATATTGTAGTGACAACACCTGGCCGATTGGTAGATCATTTGCATGCCACCAAAGGATTTTGTTTAAAAGCTTTGCGTTTTCTTGTTATTGACGAAGCCGATCGTATAATGGACGCAGTATTTCAAAATTGGCTTTATCATTTGGATGAACATGTGCGCACTACTTCTGATCAACTACTGTCAGGACGCGCAGCTCCACTATGTATTCGCGAATTGGAGTCCTCGTATGGTATACAACCGCATAAATTACTCTTTTCAGCGACGCTTTCACAAGACCCAGAAAAACTACAGAATTTACGATTATTCCAGCCTAAACTTTTTACATCCGTACTTGCTGATTTATCGGAAATGCAAGAAAAGTTCGCTGATGTAACTAATAGTGAAGAGCAAAAGAGTGAACAATTGAGGCGCGGGGAATTTATAGGCAAATACACAACGCCAGCTGAGCTGTCCGAGTGTTATTGCATCACAGAAAATCGCATTAAACCACTATCGCTTTTCGCTTTGATAAACGAAAATGAATGGACCAAATTTCTATGCTTCACAAATAGTGCCGAATCGTCGAGCCG GTTATCATTCGTTTTGAAATCGCTATTTAAAGAAGAGTTGGTTATACGTGAGCTCAGTGCATCCATTACCCCAAAAGAGCGCGCAAATGTATTGAGTCAATTTGCGCGTGGACGTGTCCATGG tttggtATGTTCGGATGCATTAGCACGTGGTATAGACATACCCGATGTGGACGTCGTCATCTCTTACGATCTACCTAGACACATTAAAACCTACATACATCGTATTGGACGCACAGCGCGTGCAGGTAGTCCGGGCACGGCAATAACTATGCTAACACAGAAGGAACTGCAACAATTCAAT CATATTCTCGGAGAGGTGGGTAAAATTCTAACCAAGGAAATTTCGGTGAAGACGAACTATGAGGCGGAATACGCCAAACAATACACATTGGCACTACAAGATTTGCGCAAGAAAATTGAACAAGACAAACGCTTACAATTAATGAGAAAGGAACGCGTCAAGGATAACGCCAAATTGGCGGCTAAAGATCCTTCAAAGATGTCCGTTATGGAGAAGTTACAACTGCAGGCTTCGACACAAGTGGGTGATATGGAACAAGGCAGgaaagaaaatcaaattcaagaaaataatgtCAAGAATAAGTTGGTGAAGCGTAAGAAATTTAATGCAAGCGCAGGCAAAactaaagaaatacaaaaataa
- the LOC120779126 gene encoding importin-4 isoform X2, whose amino-acid sequence MQQMTQIITNLLSSDNDVIKKATADLQEAYKHPETVPALCEIAVSAPEPQVRQYSAVLLKKHLAKLRQWNKVPVEQQQIIKQGMLNALMQEQQKSVRKAIAQFVGVLVRHEAKKSDSWMSEVLKFIYSYCSSADPKQSELGSSTFAILADAAPDQFLQHMESVCEMFTAALVATEATGNMATPVIFNILTGMTYLVPFTLGHNTAEQTLQKSIPLIVKSLQAFAVQPEVDQFVHAFDILESMADLNAKLLNNHIKMLLEFCLEAASNAQLDSAVRIKAVAYVGWLVRLKKKLIIKQKLIEPIIRVVFNLMATEPEDEDDDEEYFLGEDNSNPMTTATQTMDLLALSVPPEKLIPPLLQLLEPALQGQDPLPRRAAYLSMAVIAEGCSEAICNKYLETMLNIVKVGITDPIPLVRNAAFFALGQFSEHLQPDITKFAPQILPILFEFLHQLCNELRSGGTEPKHIDRMFYALETFCENLEDELVPHLPVLMEILFEALNPNNSVRVRELALSAISAAANATNENMLPYFPRLITILQSYLAPTENEDIISLRPQAIDTLAALARTIGKQNFMPLATDTMTFALNLLEKAEDPDVRRALYNLIASLAEVVNEEMASVFPKVIERMFESILSTEEVVPEFKDDDGVPAPAEEADENEDDIDIENSDGEDDDLDNIAGYSVENSYLDEKEEAILALKEFAEHTGAAFIPYLEKSYQNVYKMIDHPQEDIRKVSIDALSSFIVALYKQQDLQGVSNAITILIPKLGQIVHDDEEVSVVLSALEGLGDLLKELKQISLPTVELRDVVFSCITDVLQGKVACQFDESTGDDDEDAEESEYDEAIVEGAGNMLPLLGAAMGPDQFRPYFERTYPIVLQKLQKAKKNEDLESQRAFAYGALAECFAPLGNHTGAFFNTFCPIMIAGLSDEFDQARQNAVYGLGELVLYSGDKSYEAYPHVLNALSQAVSKETKPSALDNICGAIAHLIISNSSLVPLPQVLPVFMQDVPLREDFDENASIFKCLKQLYLQARDAIASSLEQVIAIAIHVLYKKEYTERETYDTALGLLQEIRENYPDKFTAVANSNPEIVAFLQTL is encoded by the exons ATGCAGCAAATGACCCAGATTATTACAAATTTACTTTCTTCGGATAACGATGTAATCAAAAAG GCCACCGCTGATTTACAGGAGGCTTACAAGCATCCGGAGACTGTACCAGCTCTTTGTGAAATTGCCGTCTCGGCACCAGAGCCACAGGTGCGTCAATATTCTGCTGTACTACTTAAGAAGCACTTAGCAAAATTGCGTCAATGGAACAAAGTACCGGTTGAGCAACAGCAGAT AATTAAGCAGGGTATGCTTAATGCCCTCATGCAGGAGCAGCAAAAGTCTGTGCGTAAAGCCATTGCTCAATTTGTTGGTGTTTTAGTGCGTCACGAAGCCAAAAAGTCCGACTCATGGATGAGCGAAGTGTTAAAGTTCATCTACAGCTATTGCTCTTCGGCCGATCCTAAGCAGAGCGAACTAGGCTCGTCTACATTTGCTATTTTGGCTGACGCGGCGCCGGATCAATTTTTGCAACATATGGAATCGGTTTGTGAAATGTTTACTGCTGCTTTGGTGGCCACCGAAGCAACTGGCAACATGGCTACGCCTGTTATTTTCAACATTCTAACTGGTATGACTTATTTGGTGCCGTTTACATTGGGTCACAACACAGCCGAACAAACGTTGCAGAAATCCATACCGTTGATAGTTAAATCCCTCCAAGCATTTGCTGTGCAGCCTGAGGTCGATCAATTTGTTCATGCTTTCGATATTCTCGAGAGTATGGCCGATTTGAATGCTAAATTGCTGAACAATCACATCAAAATGTTGTTGGAGTTCTGCTTGGAGGCAGCTAGTAATGCCCAACTTGATAGCGCTGTGCGCATTAAAGCCGTGGCTTACGTTGGTTGGTTGGTGCGCCTTAAGAAGAAATTGATTATCAAACAGAAGTTGATCGAGCCCATAATTCGCGTAGTTTTCAATTTGATGGCAACTGAACCAGAAGACGAAGATG atGATGAAGAATACTTTTTGGGTGAGGACAATTCGAACCCGATGACCACAGCTACTCAAACAATGGATTTACTTGCACTGAGCGTGCCACCAGAGAAATTGATTCCGCCATTGTTGCAACTTTTGGAGCCCGCTTTGCAGGGTCaggacccactgccacgccgcGCTGCCTACTTAAGCATGGCCGTTATAGCCGAAGGATGCTCGGAGGCTATATGCAACAAATATCTCGAAACCATGCTAAATATTGTTAAAGTTGGCATCACCGACCCAATACCACTTGTACGCAATGCCGCCTTCTTTGCGCTGGGACAATTCTCCGAACATTTGCAACCAGACATCACAAAATTCGCACCTCAAATTCTACCAATactctttgaatttttgcaCCAGCTCTGCAACGAATTGCGA AGCGGCGGCACTGAACCCAAACACATTGATCGTATGTTCTATGCCCTAGAAACGTTTTGCGAGAATTTGGAAGACGAATTGGTGCCACACTTGCCGGTGCTTATGGAAAT TTTATTCGAAGCTTTGAATCCTAACAACTCGGTTCGTGTGCGTGAATTGGCTTTAAGTGCCATTTCAGCTGCCGCAAATGCCACAAATGAGAATATGTTACCCTATTTCCCACGCTTGATCACCATACTGCAATCATATTTGGCTCCAACAGAAAACGAGGATATTATCAGTCTGCGTCCACAAGCCATCGACACTCTAGCTGCCTTGGCACGCACGATCGGCAAGCAGAACTTCATGCCGTTGGCCACTGATACCATGACGTTCGCTTTGAATTTACTCGAGAAGGCTGAGGATCCTGATGTACGTCGTGCTCTTTACAATTTAATTGCCTCATTGGCTGAGGTGGTTAATGAGGAGATGGCCTCCGTTTTCCCGAAGGTAATTGAACGCATGTTTGAATCTATACTCTCGACGGAGGAGGTCGTTCCGGAATTTAAAGACGATGATGGTGTACCAGCGCCAGCCGAGGAGGCTGATGAGAACGAAGATGATATCGATATTGAAAACTCTGATGGGGAGGATGATGATTTGGATAACATCGCGGGATACAGTGTTGAAAACTCATATTTAGATGAAAAAGAGGAGGCCATTTTGGCATTGAAGGAATTTGCCGAACATACCGGCGCCGCTTTCATACCTTACTTGGAGAAATCTTatcaaaatgtttacaaaatgaTCGACCATCCACAGGAGGACATACGTAAAGTGTCAATTGACGCGTTGAGCTCGTTCATTGTGGCTCTGTACAAACAGCAAGATTTGCAAGGCGTTTCCAATGCTATTACGATCTTGATACCTAAGTTGGGTCAAATTGTGCATGATGATGAAGAAGTTTCTGTTGTGCTGTCTGCGCTTGAAGGTTTGGGTGATCTTTTGAAAGAGCTGAAACAAATCTCTTTGCCAACGGTTGAACTTCGTGATGTTGTCTTCTCTTGTATAACCGACGTGCTACAGGGCAAGGTCGCTTGTCAATTTGACGAGTCTACTGGCGATGATGATGAGGATGCTGAGGAGAGTGAATACGATGAGGCCATCGTAGAGGGTGCTGGCAATATGCTGCCATTGTTAGGCGCAGCCATGGGACCGGATCAGTTTAGACCATACTTTGAGCGCACTTATCcaattgttttgcaaaaattg CAAAAGGCGAAGAAAAATGAGGACCTTGAATCACAGCGCGCTTTCGCCTATGGCGCTTTAGCTGAATGTTTTGCACCACTGGGAAATCACACCGGCGCATTTTTCAACACATTCTGTCCAATTATGATCGCTGGTCTCTCTGACGAATTCGATCAAGCTCGCCAAAACGCCGTATACGGCCTGGGTGAATTGGTGCTATACTCTGGAGATAAATCATATGA AGCTTATCCACACGTTCTAAATGCCCTCTCCCAGGCTGTTTCCAAGGAAACCAAACCCAGTGCTTTGGACAATATTTGTGGTGCTATTGCACACCTGATCATTAGCAACAGTTCTTTGGTGCCGCTACCACAGGTGTTGCCAGTATTTATGCAAGATGTGCCACTACGCGAAGATTTCGATGAAAACGCTTCAATCTTCAAGTGCTTGAAGCAGCTATATTTGCAAGCACGAGATGCGATCGCCTCTTCATTAGAGCAGGTTATAGCCATTGCCATACACGTGCTATACAAAAAGGAATACACAGAGAGGGAGACATACGACACCGCGTTGGGTCTACTGCAAGAAATTCGTGAAAATTATCCAGACAAATTCACTGCTGTGGCCAATTCGAACCCAGAAATTGTTGCTTTCCTGCAAACGCTGTAA
- the LOC120779126 gene encoding importin-4 isoform X1: MQQMTQIITNLLSSDNDVIKKATADLQEAYKHPETVPALCEIAVSAPEPQVRQYSAVLLKKHLAKLRQWNKVPVEQQQIIKQGMLNALMQEQQKSVRKAIAQFVGVLVRHEAKKSDSWMSEVLKFIYSYCSSADPKQSELGSSTFAILADAAPDQFLQHMESVCEMFTAALVATEATGNMATPVIFNILTGMTYLVPFTLGHNTAEQTLQKSIPLIVKSLQAFAVQPEVDQFVHAFDILESMADLNAKLLNNHIKMLLEFCLEAASNAQLDSAVRIKAVAYVGWLVRLKKKLIIKQKLIEPIIRVVFNLMATEPEDEDDDEEYFLGEDNSNPMTTATQTMDLLALSVPPEKLIPPLLQLLEPALQGQDPLPRRAAYLSMAVIAEGCSEAICNKYLETMLNIVKVGITDPIPLVRNAAFFALGQFSEHLQPDITKFAPQILPILFEFLHQLCNELRASWPNDVVTEPWPPKTDTILYMNQLQIKRKSVLTNYSGGTEPKHIDRMFYALETFCENLEDELVPHLPVLMEILFEALNPNNSVRVRELALSAISAAANATNENMLPYFPRLITILQSYLAPTENEDIISLRPQAIDTLAALARTIGKQNFMPLATDTMTFALNLLEKAEDPDVRRALYNLIASLAEVVNEEMASVFPKVIERMFESILSTEEVVPEFKDDDGVPAPAEEADENEDDIDIENSDGEDDDLDNIAGYSVENSYLDEKEEAILALKEFAEHTGAAFIPYLEKSYQNVYKMIDHPQEDIRKVSIDALSSFIVALYKQQDLQGVSNAITILIPKLGQIVHDDEEVSVVLSALEGLGDLLKELKQISLPTVELRDVVFSCITDVLQGKVACQFDESTGDDDEDAEESEYDEAIVEGAGNMLPLLGAAMGPDQFRPYFERTYPIVLQKLQKAKKNEDLESQRAFAYGALAECFAPLGNHTGAFFNTFCPIMIAGLSDEFDQARQNAVYGLGELVLYSGDKSYEAYPHVLNALSQAVSKETKPSALDNICGAIAHLIISNSSLVPLPQVLPVFMQDVPLREDFDENASIFKCLKQLYLQARDAIASSLEQVIAIAIHVLYKKEYTERETYDTALGLLQEIRENYPDKFTAVANSNPEIVAFLQTL, translated from the exons ATGCAGCAAATGACCCAGATTATTACAAATTTACTTTCTTCGGATAACGATGTAATCAAAAAG GCCACCGCTGATTTACAGGAGGCTTACAAGCATCCGGAGACTGTACCAGCTCTTTGTGAAATTGCCGTCTCGGCACCAGAGCCACAGGTGCGTCAATATTCTGCTGTACTACTTAAGAAGCACTTAGCAAAATTGCGTCAATGGAACAAAGTACCGGTTGAGCAACAGCAGAT AATTAAGCAGGGTATGCTTAATGCCCTCATGCAGGAGCAGCAAAAGTCTGTGCGTAAAGCCATTGCTCAATTTGTTGGTGTTTTAGTGCGTCACGAAGCCAAAAAGTCCGACTCATGGATGAGCGAAGTGTTAAAGTTCATCTACAGCTATTGCTCTTCGGCCGATCCTAAGCAGAGCGAACTAGGCTCGTCTACATTTGCTATTTTGGCTGACGCGGCGCCGGATCAATTTTTGCAACATATGGAATCGGTTTGTGAAATGTTTACTGCTGCTTTGGTGGCCACCGAAGCAACTGGCAACATGGCTACGCCTGTTATTTTCAACATTCTAACTGGTATGACTTATTTGGTGCCGTTTACATTGGGTCACAACACAGCCGAACAAACGTTGCAGAAATCCATACCGTTGATAGTTAAATCCCTCCAAGCATTTGCTGTGCAGCCTGAGGTCGATCAATTTGTTCATGCTTTCGATATTCTCGAGAGTATGGCCGATTTGAATGCTAAATTGCTGAACAATCACATCAAAATGTTGTTGGAGTTCTGCTTGGAGGCAGCTAGTAATGCCCAACTTGATAGCGCTGTGCGCATTAAAGCCGTGGCTTACGTTGGTTGGTTGGTGCGCCTTAAGAAGAAATTGATTATCAAACAGAAGTTGATCGAGCCCATAATTCGCGTAGTTTTCAATTTGATGGCAACTGAACCAGAAGACGAAGATG atGATGAAGAATACTTTTTGGGTGAGGACAATTCGAACCCGATGACCACAGCTACTCAAACAATGGATTTACTTGCACTGAGCGTGCCACCAGAGAAATTGATTCCGCCATTGTTGCAACTTTTGGAGCCCGCTTTGCAGGGTCaggacccactgccacgccgcGCTGCCTACTTAAGCATGGCCGTTATAGCCGAAGGATGCTCGGAGGCTATATGCAACAAATATCTCGAAACCATGCTAAATATTGTTAAAGTTGGCATCACCGACCCAATACCACTTGTACGCAATGCCGCCTTCTTTGCGCTGGGACAATTCTCCGAACATTTGCAACCAGACATCACAAAATTCGCACCTCAAATTCTACCAATactctttgaatttttgcaCCAGCTCTGCAACGAATTGCGA GCATCCTGGCCGAACGATGTAGTCACCGAGCCATGGCCGCCTAAAACTGATACAATACTTTATATGAATCAGCTGCAAATCAagcgaaaatcggttttaactAATTAT AGCGGCGGCACTGAACCCAAACACATTGATCGTATGTTCTATGCCCTAGAAACGTTTTGCGAGAATTTGGAAGACGAATTGGTGCCACACTTGCCGGTGCTTATGGAAAT TTTATTCGAAGCTTTGAATCCTAACAACTCGGTTCGTGTGCGTGAATTGGCTTTAAGTGCCATTTCAGCTGCCGCAAATGCCACAAATGAGAATATGTTACCCTATTTCCCACGCTTGATCACCATACTGCAATCATATTTGGCTCCAACAGAAAACGAGGATATTATCAGTCTGCGTCCACAAGCCATCGACACTCTAGCTGCCTTGGCACGCACGATCGGCAAGCAGAACTTCATGCCGTTGGCCACTGATACCATGACGTTCGCTTTGAATTTACTCGAGAAGGCTGAGGATCCTGATGTACGTCGTGCTCTTTACAATTTAATTGCCTCATTGGCTGAGGTGGTTAATGAGGAGATGGCCTCCGTTTTCCCGAAGGTAATTGAACGCATGTTTGAATCTATACTCTCGACGGAGGAGGTCGTTCCGGAATTTAAAGACGATGATGGTGTACCAGCGCCAGCCGAGGAGGCTGATGAGAACGAAGATGATATCGATATTGAAAACTCTGATGGGGAGGATGATGATTTGGATAACATCGCGGGATACAGTGTTGAAAACTCATATTTAGATGAAAAAGAGGAGGCCATTTTGGCATTGAAGGAATTTGCCGAACATACCGGCGCCGCTTTCATACCTTACTTGGAGAAATCTTatcaaaatgtttacaaaatgaTCGACCATCCACAGGAGGACATACGTAAAGTGTCAATTGACGCGTTGAGCTCGTTCATTGTGGCTCTGTACAAACAGCAAGATTTGCAAGGCGTTTCCAATGCTATTACGATCTTGATACCTAAGTTGGGTCAAATTGTGCATGATGATGAAGAAGTTTCTGTTGTGCTGTCTGCGCTTGAAGGTTTGGGTGATCTTTTGAAAGAGCTGAAACAAATCTCTTTGCCAACGGTTGAACTTCGTGATGTTGTCTTCTCTTGTATAACCGACGTGCTACAGGGCAAGGTCGCTTGTCAATTTGACGAGTCTACTGGCGATGATGATGAGGATGCTGAGGAGAGTGAATACGATGAGGCCATCGTAGAGGGTGCTGGCAATATGCTGCCATTGTTAGGCGCAGCCATGGGACCGGATCAGTTTAGACCATACTTTGAGCGCACTTATCcaattgttttgcaaaaattg CAAAAGGCGAAGAAAAATGAGGACCTTGAATCACAGCGCGCTTTCGCCTATGGCGCTTTAGCTGAATGTTTTGCACCACTGGGAAATCACACCGGCGCATTTTTCAACACATTCTGTCCAATTATGATCGCTGGTCTCTCTGACGAATTCGATCAAGCTCGCCAAAACGCCGTATACGGCCTGGGTGAATTGGTGCTATACTCTGGAGATAAATCATATGA AGCTTATCCACACGTTCTAAATGCCCTCTCCCAGGCTGTTTCCAAGGAAACCAAACCCAGTGCTTTGGACAATATTTGTGGTGCTATTGCACACCTGATCATTAGCAACAGTTCTTTGGTGCCGCTACCACAGGTGTTGCCAGTATTTATGCAAGATGTGCCACTACGCGAAGATTTCGATGAAAACGCTTCAATCTTCAAGTGCTTGAAGCAGCTATATTTGCAAGCACGAGATGCGATCGCCTCTTCATTAGAGCAGGTTATAGCCATTGCCATACACGTGCTATACAAAAAGGAATACACAGAGAGGGAGACATACGACACCGCGTTGGGTCTACTGCAAGAAATTCGTGAAAATTATCCAGACAAATTCACTGCTGTGGCCAATTCGAACCCAGAAATTGTTGCTTTCCTGCAAACGCTGTAA